A region of Sulfurimonas sp. DNA encodes the following proteins:
- the rpsL gene encoding 30S ribosomal protein S12, translating into MPTINQLIRKERKRVIKKSKSPALVSCPQRRGVCTRVYTTTPKKPNSALRKVAKVRLTSGFEVISYIGGEGHNLQEHSIVLVRGGRIKDLPGVKYHIVRGALDTAGVANRMVARSKYGTKKPKK; encoded by the coding sequence ATGCCTACAATCAATCAATTGATTCGTAAAGAGCGTAAACGCGTGATTAAAAAATCAAAATCACCAGCTCTTGTATCGTGTCCACAGCGTCGTGGTGTTTGTACTCGTGTTTACACAACTACACCAAAAAAACCTAACTCGGCTTTAAGAAAAGTTGCAAAAGTTAGATTAACTTCTGGTTTTGAAGTAATTTCATATATCGGTGGTGAGGGTCATAACCTTCAAGAACACTCAATCGTTCTAGTTCGTGGTGGTCGTATTAAAGATTTACCTGGTGTTAAGTATCACATCGTTCGTGGTGCATTAGATACTGCTGGTGTCGCTAACCGTATGGTTGCTCGTTCTAAATATGGAACAAAGAAGCCAAAAAAATAA
- the fusA gene encoding elongation factor G has protein sequence MARSHKLNDVRNIGIAAHIDAGKTTATERILFYTGVEHKIGEVHDGAATMDWMEQEQERGITITSAATTCEWEGKQINIIDTPGHVDFTIEVERSMRVLDGAVSVFCAVGGVQPQSETVWRQRNRYKVPSIVFVNKMDRTGADFYEVETQIRERLKGNPVPIQLPIGAEADFDGVVDLVQMKAIVWDKDAEMGSNYHVEEIPANLKDRADEYREKMLESISEVDGNEEFAEKFLDGEDISNEEIAEAIKQATIGMAIVPMTCGTAFKNKGIQTLLDCVVAYLPSPIESEAIKGTLMDDEEVEVDVESSDDGAFAALAFKIMTDPFVGQLTFIRVYRGALNSGSYVHNTTKDKKERIGRIMKMHAIKREEIKTIYAGEIGAVVGLKSTTTGDTLCDPSDKVVLERMDFPDPVISVAVEPKTKVDQEKMGIALSKLAAEDPSFRVHTDDETGQTIISGMGELHLEILVDRMRREFSVEAEVGAPQVSYRESIRDEVSQEYKYAKQSGGRGQFGHVYLRIKPGEADSGFVFHNDIKGGSIPKEFIPAVEKGCRETMQTGVLAGYPMEDIDITLYDGSYHDVDSNEMAFKLAASMGFKEGCRKANPSILEPMMKVEVEVPEDYMGDVIGDLNRRRGQVNNMGDRSGNKIIDAFVPLAEMFGYSTDLRSATQGRATYSMEFDHYEEVPRNVSEEIQKKRNG, from the coding sequence ATGGCAAGAAGTCACAAACTAAATGATGTAAGAAATATTGGTATTGCTGCACATATTGATGCAGGTAAAACTACAGCAACAGAGAGAATTTTATTCTATACTGGTGTTGAACATAAAATCGGTGAGGTTCATGATGGTGCTGCTACTATGGACTGGATGGAACAAGAGCAAGAAAGAGGTATTACAATTACTTCTGCGGCTACTACTTGTGAGTGGGAAGGTAAACAGATAAATATTATCGATACTCCGGGCCACGTTGATTTTACTATTGAAGTTGAGCGTTCTATGCGTGTACTTGATGGTGCTGTTTCAGTATTTTGCGCTGTTGGTGGTGTTCAACCTCAATCAGAAACAGTTTGGCGTCAGAGAAATCGTTATAAAGTTCCGTCAATTGTTTTTGTTAACAAAATGGATAGAACTGGTGCCGATTTTTACGAAGTTGAAACTCAAATTCGTGAAAGATTAAAAGGTAATCCTGTGCCTATTCAACTTCCTATCGGTGCTGAAGCTGATTTTGATGGTGTTGTTGATTTAGTTCAAATGAAAGCTATTGTTTGGGATAAAGATGCTGAAATGGGTTCTAACTACCATGTAGAAGAAATCCCAGCTAACTTAAAAGATAGAGCTGATGAGTATAGAGAAAAAATGCTTGAGTCTATCTCTGAAGTTGATGGAAATGAAGAATTTGCTGAGAAGTTTTTAGATGGTGAAGATATTTCTAATGAAGAAATTGCTGAAGCAATCAAACAAGCTACTATTGGCATGGCTATCGTTCCTATGACTTGTGGTACAGCATTTAAAAATAAAGGTATTCAAACTTTACTTGATTGTGTTGTAGCATATCTACCATCTCCTATTGAATCAGAAGCTATTAAAGGTACTTTAATGGATGATGAAGAAGTAGAAGTAGATGTAGAGTCAAGTGATGATGGTGCATTTGCTGCTTTAGCATTTAAAATTATGACAGACCCATTTGTTGGTCAACTTACTTTTATCCGTGTTTATCGTGGCGCTTTAAATTCAGGTTCTTATGTTCACAATACAACAAAAGATAAAAAAGAGCGTATTGGTCGTATCATGAAAATGCATGCTATCAAGCGTGAAGAAATCAAAACTATCTATGCTGGTGAAATCGGTGCTGTTGTTGGACTTAAATCAACCACAACTGGCGATACTTTATGTGATCCTTCAGATAAAGTTGTATTAGAGCGTATGGATTTTCCAGATCCCGTTATCTCTGTTGCAGTAGAGCCAAAAACAAAAGTCGACCAAGAAAAAATGGGTATTGCTTTGAGCAAACTTGCTGCTGAAGATCCATCTTTTAGAGTTCATACTGATGATGAAACTGGTCAAACTATTATTTCAGGAATGGGTGAGTTACACCTTGAAATTCTTGTAGATAGAATGAGAAGAGAATTCTCTGTTGAAGCAGAAGTTGGTGCTCCTCAAGTTTCTTACCGTGAGTCTATTAGAGATGAAGTAAGTCAAGAGTACAAATATGCTAAACAATCAGGTGGTCGTGGTCAATTTGGTCATGTATATCTTAGAATTAAGCCAGGTGAAGCTGATAGTGGTTTTGTTTTCCATAATGATATTAAAGGTGGATCAATTCCTAAAGAATTTATTCCTGCTGTTGAGAAGGGTTGTAGAGAGACTATGCAAACTGGTGTTCTTGCAGGTTACCCAATGGAAGATATTGATATTACTCTTTATGATGGTTCTTACCATGATGTTGATTCAAATGAGATGGCATTTAAACTTGCTGCTTCAATGGGCTTTAAAGAGGGTTGTCGTAAAGCAAATCCATCTATTTTAGAGCCAATGATGAAAGTTGAAGTTGAAGTTCCTGAAGATTATATGGGAGATGTTATCGGTGACCTTAATCGTCGTCGCGGACAAGTTAACAATATGGGTGACCGTTCAGGTAACAAAATTATTGATGCATTTGTTCCTCTTGCTGAAATGTTTGGTTATTCAACTGATCTTCGTTCCGCTACTCAAGGACGCGCTACATACTCAATGGAATTTGATCATTATGAAGAAGTTCCTCGTAATGTATCTGAAGAAATTCAGAAAAAAAGAAATGGTTAA
- the panC gene encoding pantoate--beta-alanine ligase yields MKIISKPLELKKYLKDEEKSIGFVPTMGALHEGHISLIKRARGETEIVIVSIFVNPKQFSKDEDFSKYPKKDEADTKICEMSGVDILFFPNAKDIYGCDEVSLLAPNIRGFVLEGLTRPTHFNGVLTVVMKLLNIVSPTKAYFGKKDAQQFNLINLMVKQLFMSVEIIGVETVRESDGLALSSRNVYLSKKERRESLKISSSLYLAGNLIVKNILDVDTIKEQMQKILAPLEIFYVEILNRNFEIIKEVEVGNSIVLVEVKVGNTRLLDNIWL; encoded by the coding sequence ATGAAGATTATTTCCAAACCCTTAGAGTTAAAAAAGTATTTAAAAGATGAAGAAAAGAGTATAGGCTTTGTACCGACAATGGGTGCATTACATGAAGGTCATATATCTTTGATAAAACGAGCAAGAGGGGAAACTGAGATAGTTATAGTATCTATCTTTGTAAATCCTAAGCAGTTCTCAAAAGATGAAGATTTTAGTAAATATCCAAAAAAAGATGAAGCTGATACAAAAATATGTGAAATGAGCGGAGTTGATATATTATTTTTTCCAAATGCAAAAGATATTTATGGATGCGATGAAGTCTCTTTGTTAGCTCCAAATATTCGAGGTTTTGTACTAGAAGGTTTAACAAGACCAACACATTTCAATGGAGTCTTAACAGTTGTTATGAAACTTTTAAATATTGTAAGTCCTACAAAAGCTTACTTTGGAAAAAAAGATGCTCAACAATTTAATTTGATAAACTTAATGGTTAAACAGTTGTTTATGAGTGTTGAAATTATTGGGGTTGAGACAGTTAGAGAAAGTGATGGTTTAGCACTAAGTAGTAGAAATGTATATTTAAGTAAAAAAGAGAGACGAGAATCATTAAAAATCTCTTCATCTTTGTACTTGGCAGGAAATTTAATAGTAAAAAATATATTAGATGTTGATACAATAAAAGAGCAGATGCAAAAAATATTAGCACCACTAGAAATCTTTTATGTTGAGATATTAAATCGTAATTTTGAAATAATAAAAGAAGTAGAGGTAGGAAATAGTATAGTTTTAGTTGAAGTTAAAGTAGGTAATACAAGATTACTTGATAATATCTGGCTTTAA
- the rpoC gene encoding DNA-directed RNA polymerase subunit beta' produces MSKLVPIAVTEDNRPKDIKKLQFRLASPQKVMSWSHGEVKKPETINYRTLKPERDGLFCAKIFGPVRDYECLCGKYKKMRYKGVVCEKCGVEVTSTKVRRTRMGHIELVTPVAHIWYVSSLPSRIGTLLGIKMKDLERVLYYEAYIVESGGEAYYDAESKTPVLQYDVLNEEQYRTLIQRFGELGFKARMGGEVIRDLLDSIDLVDLFTALKEDIELTKSEAKRKTIAKRLKVIESFLNSGNNPAWMMLTVLPVLPPDLRPLVSLDGGKFAVSDVNDLYRRVINRNQRLKRLVELEAPEIIVRNEKRMLQESVDALFDNGRRANAVKGANKRPLKSLSEIIKGKQGRFRQNLLGKRVDFSGRSVIVVGPSLAMDECGLPKKMALELFKPHLIAKLEDKGYATTVKAAKKMIDAKTNEVWECLAEIVDGYPIMLNRAPTLHKLSIQAFHPKLIDGKAIQLHPLVCAAFNADFDGDQMAVHIPLSSAAIAECKVLMLASMNIMLPASGKAIATPSQDMVLGIYYISLEKNGVKGSNKLFANVDEIRIALEHDALDLHAKVRTRIDGRIIHTTVGRMLLKAVIPDFVPIELWNRVMKKKYINEVVDYVQKHGGIGITSGFLDKLKDLGFKHATEAGVSISIDDIRIPDTKEEKIIESKNRVAEIQKQFEAGLLTEQERYNKIIDVWTDTNNTLASQMMELVQNDKDGFNSIHMMADSGARGSAAQIRQLAGMRGLMAKPSGEIIETPIISNFKEGLNIIEYFISTHGARKGLADTALKTANAGYLTRKLVDVAQNVKIVEHDCHTHEGIEIADISDQNTLIESLEDRLNGRVLADNVIDPISNEILFAEGKLLDEVNAKVIAEAGIKTAHIRTPTTCKSEGGICALCYGVNLATGHIVRTGEAVGIIAAQSIGEPGTQLTLRTFHVGGTASSTAQERQVVASKEGFIRYYNVKTYISKEGKNIVANRRNAAVLLVEPKIKAPFAGKIEIQTVHDEVIISVVGKDDTVRYSLRKNEIAKPNELAGVAGQVEGKYYFPYENGLEITEAESIVETIKDAWNVPSRIPYASEISVKDGAPVTQKILSKEEGVVKYFLLKGDYLERFEGMKAGYEVVEKGLFATVVDSNNREAIRHYIARGSVIVAEDDSSVEATTLIAKPKNDESTVIAEWDPYSNPVISEANGVVQYEDIIIGTTATEQLDELTGKTRLMIHDHISADYKPTIVLATEDGELLRYSIEAKSSLFVEDGQSVKIADLIAKTPKALQKSSDITGGLPRVSELFEGRRPKATALISEIDGTVSFGKLLRGKVRIVIASDNGIVKEYFVDKSHEAVVAVGDFVHAGERLTTGVISSHELLRIMGVKALYNYLVSEVQQVYRSQGVNIADKHIEVIFTQMLRQIRIVKSGDTKFIQGDLISKAKFRAENDKIIRLGGRPAIAEPFLVGITRAAVAADSIISAASFQDTTKVLTEAAVSAKVDDLNDLKENVIIGRTIPVGTGIYKNQEIIFHNEEE; encoded by the coding sequence ATGAGTAAATTAGTACCTATTGCAGTAACAGAAGACAATCGACCAAAAGATATTAAGAAGTTACAATTTCGTTTAGCTTCTCCTCAAAAAGTGATGTCTTGGAGTCATGGAGAAGTAAAAAAACCTGAAACTATTAACTATCGTACTCTTAAACCAGAGCGTGATGGTTTGTTTTGTGCGAAGATTTTTGGACCTGTAAGAGATTATGAGTGTCTTTGTGGAAAATATAAAAAGATGCGTTATAAAGGTGTAGTTTGTGAAAAATGTGGTGTTGAAGTAACATCTACTAAAGTTCGTCGTACTCGTATGGGTCACATCGAACTTGTAACTCCTGTTGCACATATCTGGTATGTTAGTTCATTACCATCTAGAATTGGTACTTTACTTGGTATCAAAATGAAAGATTTAGAACGCGTACTTTATTATGAAGCATATATTGTTGAAAGTGGTGGAGAAGCATATTATGATGCTGAATCAAAAACGCCAGTATTACAATATGATGTTTTAAATGAGGAACAGTATCGTACACTTATTCAAAGATTTGGTGAATTAGGCTTTAAAGCTCGTATGGGTGGTGAAGTGATTCGTGATTTACTTGATTCTATTGATTTAGTTGACTTGTTTACGGCTCTCAAAGAAGACATAGAACTTACAAAATCTGAAGCAAAAAGAAAAACTATTGCAAAAAGATTAAAAGTTATTGAGTCATTTTTAAATAGTGGAAATAACCCTGCATGGATGATGCTAACAGTTTTACCTGTTCTTCCACCAGATTTAAGACCACTTGTTTCTCTTGATGGCGGTAAGTTTGCTGTTTCTGATGTAAATGATTTATATAGAAGAGTTATTAATAGAAATCAAAGACTTAAGCGTTTAGTTGAACTAGAAGCTCCTGAGATTATTGTTCGTAATGAAAAGCGTATGCTACAAGAATCAGTAGATGCACTATTTGATAATGGTCGTCGTGCTAATGCAGTAAAAGGTGCTAACAAAAGACCGCTTAAATCATTATCTGAAATCATTAAAGGTAAGCAAGGGCGTTTCCGTCAAAACTTACTTGGTAAGCGTGTTGACTTTTCAGGGCGTTCTGTAATTGTTGTTGGACCATCTTTGGCAATGGATGAGTGTGGATTACCTAAGAAAATGGCTCTTGAGCTATTTAAGCCACACTTAATTGCTAAACTTGAAGATAAAGGTTATGCTACAACTGTTAAAGCTGCTAAAAAAATGATAGATGCTAAAACAAATGAAGTATGGGAATGTTTAGCTGAGATAGTTGATGGTTATCCTATAATGCTTAACCGTGCACCAACACTTCATAAACTTTCTATTCAAGCATTTCATCCAAAACTTATTGATGGTAAAGCTATTCAGCTTCATCCTTTAGTTTGTGCTGCATTTAATGCCGATTTTGATGGGGATCAAATGGCTGTACATATTCCTTTAAGTTCTGCCGCTATTGCTGAATGTAAAGTACTTATGCTAGCATCTATGAATATTATGCTTCCTGCATCTGGTAAAGCTATTGCGACGCCTTCACAAGATATGGTTCTTGGAATTTACTATATTTCTTTAGAGAAAAATGGAGTAAAAGGTTCAAATAAGCTTTTCGCTAATGTAGATGAAATTAGAATTGCTCTTGAGCATGATGCACTTGACCTTCACGCAAAAGTAAGAACTAGAATTGATGGTAGAATAATTCACACTACTGTTGGACGAATGTTATTAAAAGCAGTTATTCCAGATTTTGTTCCTATTGAACTTTGGAATAGAGTTATGAAGAAAAAATATATAAATGAAGTTGTTGATTATGTTCAGAAACATGGTGGAATAGGTATAACTTCTGGCTTTTTAGACAAGTTAAAAGACTTAGGTTTTAAACATGCAACTGAAGCGGGTGTCTCTATTTCTATTGATGATATTAGAATTCCAGATACTAAAGAAGAAAAAATTATTGAGAGTAAAAATAGAGTTGCAGAGATTCAAAAACAATTTGAAGCCGGTCTTTTAACTGAACAAGAAAGATATAATAAAATCATTGATGTTTGGACAGATACAAATAATACTCTTGCATCTCAGATGATGGAGCTTGTTCAAAACGATAAAGACGGTTTTAACTCTATTCATATGATGGCTGATTCTGGTGCTCGTGGTTCTGCTGCACAGATTCGTCAGCTTGCTGGTATGCGTGGTCTTATGGCTAAGCCTAGTGGTGAAATTATTGAAACTCCGATTATTTCTAACTTTAAAGAAGGGCTTAACATTATTGAGTACTTTATTTCAACTCACGGTGCTAGAAAAGGTCTTGCCGATACAGCACTTAAAACAGCAAATGCTGGTTACTTAACTCGTAAACTTGTTGATGTTGCACAAAATGTTAAGATAGTTGAGCATGATTGTCATACCCATGAAGGTATTGAGATAGCAGATATAAGTGATCAAAATACTCTGATTGAGTCTTTAGAAGACAGACTTAATGGTAGAGTTTTAGCTGATAATGTTATTGACCCTATTTCAAATGAGATACTTTTTGCTGAAGGAAAACTTCTTGATGAAGTAAATGCTAAGGTTATAGCTGAAGCTGGAATTAAAACAGCACACATTAGAACTCCTACAACTTGTAAAAGTGAAGGTGGTATTTGTGCTTTGTGCTATGGTGTTAACCTTGCAACTGGGCATATTGTTCGTACTGGTGAAGCAGTTGGAATTATTGCTGCGCAGTCAATTGGTGAGCCTGGTACTCAGCTGACTCTTAGAACTTTTCATGTTGGTGGAACAGCATCTTCAACTGCTCAAGAGCGTCAAGTTGTAGCATCTAAAGAAGGTTTTATTCGTTATTATAATGTTAAAACATATATCTCTAAAGAAGGTAAAAATATTGTAGCAAACAGAAGAAATGCTGCTGTACTTTTAGTTGAACCAAAAATAAAAGCTCCATTTGCTGGTAAAATAGAAATTCAAACTGTTCATGATGAAGTTATTATTAGTGTAGTTGGTAAAGATGATACAGTGCGTTATTCCTTGCGTAAAAACGAAATAGCAAAACCAAATGAGTTAGCTGGTGTTGCTGGTCAAGTTGAGGGAAAATATTATTTTCCTTATGAAAATGGCTTAGAAATCACAGAAGCAGAGTCTATAGTTGAAACAATTAAAGATGCTTGGAATGTACCTTCTCGTATTCCTTATGCATCAGAAATTTCAGTTAAAGATGGAGCGCCTGTTACTCAAAAGATATTATCTAAAGAAGAGGGAGTGGTTAAATATTTCTTACTTAAAGGTGATTATTTAGAGAGATTTGAGGGTATGAAAGCTGGATATGAAGTAGTAGAAAAAGGTCTATTTGCAACAGTTGTTGATTCAAATAACCGTGAAGCCATTAGACACTATATCGCTCGTGGTTCTGTTATAGTAGCTGAAGATGACTCTTCTGTTGAAGCGACAACGCTTATAGCAAAGCCAAAGAATGATGAATCAACAGTAATAGCAGAATGGGATCCATACTCAAATCCAGTTATATCTGAAGCAAATGGTGTAGTTCAGTATGAAGATATTATTATTGGAACAACTGCTACTGAGCAGTTAGATGAACTAACAGGTAAAACTCGTTTAATGATTCATGATCATATATCAGCAGACTATAAACCTACTATTGTTTTAGCAACAGAAGATGGAGAATTATTAAGATACTCTATTGAAGCTAAATCATCTTTATTTGTTGAAGATGGTCAGAGTGTAAAAATTGCAGATCTAATAGCAAAAACACCAAAAGCACTTCAAAAATCATCAGATATTACTGGTGGTCTTCCACGGGTAAGTGAACTTTTTGAAGGTCGTCGTCCAAAAGCAACAGCATTGATATCAGAAATTGATGGAACTGTAAGTTTCGGAAAGCTTCTTCGTGGTAAAGTTCGTATAGTTATCGCATCTGATAATGGCATTGTAAAAGAGTATTTTGTAGATAAATCTCATGAAGCAGTTGTTGCGGTTGGTGACTTTGTTCACGCAGGAGAGCGTTTAACTACAGGTGTCATCTCTTCTCATGAGCTTCTTCGTATTATGGGTGTTAAGGCACTCTATAACTACCTAGTATCTGAAGTTCAGCAAGTATACCGTTCTCAAGGTGTAAATATCGCTGATAAACATATTGAAGTTATTTTTACTCAGATGCTTAGACAAATTAGAATTGTAAAATCTGGTGATACTAAGTTTATTCAAGGTGATTTAATTTCTAAAGCTAAATTTAGAGCTGAAAATGATAAGATTATTCGTCTTGGTGGTCGTCCTGCGATTGCTGAGCCTTTCTTGGTTGGTATAACAAGAGCAGCAGTTGCAGCTGATTCGATTATTTCAGCAGCGTCATTCCAAGATACAACTAAAGTTCTTACTGAAGCGGCAGTTTCAGCGAAAGTTGATGATTTGAATGACCTAAAAGAAAATGTCATTATTGGTCGTACTATTCCTGTTGGAACTGGTATATATAAAAATCAAGAGATTATTTTTCATAACGAAGAAGAATAG
- a CDS encoding arginyltransferase: MNLLKEFLLNDKCSYLKDAKQTMHYKVIDGCDEIECQELIERGYRRFGKMYFRPICTSCDECKSIKIDVNNFKFSKSHRRIIKKASFIKSFIQAPTMTQAHLSLFEKYHLHMKEKKGWEYTKTNPQNYYSSFVDGHNGFGYEVLYYDEDKLIGIDLIDILQDGISSIYFYYDPDYMKYGLGKLSLLLQIKFAIDSKKDWIYLGYYVKDCPSLAYKSDYKPFLTLDGRPNDDENFTYLANS; encoded by the coding sequence ATGAATCTACTTAAAGAATTTTTACTTAATGATAAATGCTCATATCTTAAAGATGCTAAGCAAACAATGCACTATAAAGTCATTGATGGATGTGATGAAATAGAATGTCAAGAGTTAATAGAACGAGGGTACAGAAGATTCGGTAAGATGTATTTTAGACCTATTTGTACCTCTTGTGATGAATGTAAAAGTATAAAAATAGATGTAAATAACTTTAAGTTTAGTAAATCTCATAGAAGAATTATAAAAAAAGCTTCTTTTATTAAAAGTTTTATACAAGCACCCACAATGACTCAAGCTCATTTAAGTCTTTTTGAAAAATATCATCTTCATATGAAAGAAAAAAAAGGCTGGGAATACACTAAAACAAATCCTCAGAACTATTATAGTTCCTTTGTTGATGGACATAATGGCTTTGGTTATGAAGTTTTATACTATGATGAAGATAAATTAATAGGTATAGATTTAATAGATATACTCCAAGATGGTATCTCTTCTATTTATTTTTATTATGATCCTGATTATATGAAGTATGGACTTGGTAAGTTGTCTCTTTTGCTTCAAATAAAATTTGCAATTGATTCGAAAAAAGATTGGATTTACTTAGGTTACTATGTTAAAGATTGCCCATCTCTAGCTTATAAATCAGATTACAAACCTTTTTTAACTCTTGATGGAAGACCAAATGATGATGAAAATTTTACTTATTTAGCTAATTCTTGA
- the prfB gene encoding peptide chain release factor 2 — MDNYEYTELLKSLNLKMNNITGVVEPKKIQTRLDEIKSLESEQDFWLDATNAAKIQKEKTQYQRKLDKYFLAYDAVVDASQLYDMAKEENDEESIEACYDDSIALEQLIRNMEIEVLLSGESDSNNAIISIHPGAGGTESQDWAAMLLRMYKMFASRRGFSIEILDYQTGEEAGIKDVSFIVKGENAYGYLKVETGIHRLVRISPFDSNAKRHTSFSSVVVSPEIDDDINIVIEDKDLRVDTYRASGAGGQHVNKTESAIRLTHIQTGVVVQCQNDRSQHKNKATAMKMLKSRLYELELEAQKAAQDGVAKSEIGWGHQIRSYVMQPYQQVKDTRSNEAFSNISAILDGDMDKLIEGVLISINRG, encoded by the coding sequence ATGGACAACTATGAATATACAGAACTTTTAAAAAGTTTAAATTTAAAAATGAATAATATTACAGGTGTTGTTGAACCAAAAAAAATTCAAACAAGACTAGATGAAATAAAAAGTCTTGAAAGTGAACAAGATTTTTGGCTAGATGCGACAAATGCTGCAAAAATTCAAAAAGAAAAAACACAATATCAAAGAAAACTAGATAAATATTTTCTTGCTTATGATGCTGTTGTAGATGCATCCCAGTTGTATGATATGGCTAAAGAAGAAAACGATGAAGAGTCCATAGAAGCTTGTTATGATGATTCAATTGCTCTTGAACAACTCATACGCAATATGGAAATAGAAGTGCTTTTGAGTGGCGAGAGTGATTCTAATAATGCTATTATATCTATTCATCCAGGAGCAGGAGGAACGGAATCTCAAGACTGGGCGGCGATGTTACTTAGAATGTATAAAATGTTCGCATCTAGGCGTGGTTTTAGTATAGAAATCCTAGATTATCAAACAGGGGAAGAAGCCGGAATAAAAGATGTTTCATTCATAGTCAAGGGTGAAAATGCTTATGGATACTTAAAAGTAGAAACTGGTATTCATAGACTTGTTCGTATATCTCCATTTGACTCAAATGCAAAACGACATACTTCTTTTAGTTCTGTTGTAGTTTCACCTGAAATTGATGATGATATAAATATTGTAATCGAAGATAAAGACCTTCGTGTTGATACATACAGAGCGAGTGGTGCTGGGGGGCAACATGTCAACAAAACTGAGTCAGCTATTCGCTTAACTCACATACAAACTGGAGTTGTTGTTCAATGCCAAAACGATAGAAGTCAACATAAAAACAAAGCAACAGCAATGAAGATGTTAAAATCTCGTCTTTATGAGCTAGAACTAGAAGCTCAAAAAGCAGCGCAAGACGGTGTTGCAAAAAGCGAAATTGGATGGGGACATCAAATCCGTTCTTATGTAATGCAACCATACCAACAAGTAAAAGACACTAGAAGTAATGAAGCCTTTTCAAATATATCTGCAATCTTAGATGGCGATATGGATAAACTTATAGAAGGTGTCCTTATTTCTATAAATAGAGGCTAG
- the rpsG gene encoding 30S ribosomal protein S7, translating into MRRRKAPVREIMPDPVYGSKVLTKFINKIMLDGKKSKAEKIIYSAMDIISSRGEKTGIDTFNDAIENIKPIIEVKSRRVGGATYQVPVEVRPVRQLSLSIRWLIDSSRKRNERTMAERLANELMDASSDKGNAFKKKEDTYRMAEANKAFAHYRW; encoded by the coding sequence ATGAGAAGAAGAAAAGCTCCCGTTCGTGAAATTATGCCTGACCCAGTTTATGGAAGCAAAGTTTTAACGAAATTTATAAATAAGATTATGTTAGATGGCAAGAAATCTAAAGCAGAAAAAATCATTTATAGTGCAATGGATATCATTAGCTCTAGAGGTGAAAAAACTGGTATAGATACATTTAACGATGCTATTGAGAATATTAAACCAATTATAGAAGTAAAAAGTCGCCGTGTTGGTGGTGCTACTTATCAAGTTCCAGTAGAAGTACGCCCAGTTCGTCAACTTTCTCTATCAATCAGATGGTTGATTGATTCATCTCGTAAGAGAAATGAGAGAACAATGGCTGAGAGATTAGCAAATGAATTAATGGATGCATCATCTGATAAAGGTAATGCATTCAAGAAGAAAGAAGATACTTACAGAATGGCTGAAGCAAATAAAGCATTTGCTCACTATCGCTGGTAA